TCTGATCAGTAGCAATAAATTGTCCGGAGGCGATAGGGACAGAAACATCTGCCATGATGTCTGTTCCTTTTTTATTATAGAAATCGAATTTTCCATAGAATTTTCCATGAAACATGGACCAGTCAAATCCAATATTGACGGTATTGGTATGTTCCCAACTCATAGCCGGGTTACCATAAGCGGTAAAGCGTGCGTAAGGCACTTCGGATATTCTGCCTATGCCCATCATCTCAATTAGCGGATACATGGAAGTTGTTGTATTGGCATTTCCGTTTCGTCCGTAAGTAATACGAGGGCGAAGGTAATCCAGCCAATGAATAGATTCCATAAAGTTTTCGTTAGTCATGTTCCAACTAAAGCCAACCGACCAAAACGGTGAATAACGATATTTCGGGTCATCGGATATGAAATTAGAAGCATCGGTACGATAGGAACCGGATATGGAATATTTATCATCGAATGTATAGGCCAAGTTCGCAAATGCGGAGAAGTAACGTTGTAAAGCATAGGAAAATGAAGAACGGGTATTGATATAAGAATCCTTATTTCCATAAATGTCTTCTACCTTGATATTTTGAATAGGATACGAAGTCAGATATTCATCATCATAAGCATATATGGGAGCAAATGTCCTGCTTTTCGCTTTGTTTTGGCTGACTTCGATGCCGCCGACAAAATTGATGGCATGGCGTTCGGCGAACGTACGGTTAAAGTTTATCTGGTTACGCCAGTTATAGGCATCCGTAGTATATTTGTTTTCGCGTAGGATGGCTCCTTTCTCAATATTAGGCGTAGCTTTGTGTGTATCCCAATCAAGAGTAGAGTACATGTTAATTGTATTTCGTACATCGTATGTATCGTCGGAAGACAGATTGCGCGTATCTTGTTGCACATATTCATATTGGAATTTAGTATCGAATGTCAGTCCTTCCAGAATCGTAGCTTTGAATCCCACTTGAAAACGTCCGTTCAATGTTTTGTTAGTGATGTCACGCCCGTTTACTTCACGTGCAATGTTGTAGCTCCAGTCTGAATAGGGAAAGTTGGTAAATTGGTTGAGTACGCTATTTACACCGTCAGCATATTGTTTGAGGTAACTCATATCGGCATACGAGCCGTCCGTATTCCGAATCATGTCATAAGGAGCCAGGTCTGTAATTTCTCCGGAGGATGCTCCCGACTGATTGCTTTTTTTGTAACGTGCAGTGGCTGAAATGCTCATATCCAACCATTTTAGCAGTTTTGTGTTACCCCGGTAATCGAATTGAAAGTTTTGCGAATTATTTTTTTGATAACGGGTTATATCGTAACCATACAGTAAAGATACATAATTATCCATACGTTCGCTACCACCGGATAACGTGATATTATATTGCTGATAGACAGGACGCCTTAAAAGTTCGTCTTCAATTTGCTTTTTGTTATTCAGTTGTGCCAGTGCGGCTAGGCCGGCATTGTATTCACTTTCTGATATTTCATTCAGATTCTTGTATTTATTATAGAGTACCCCTGCTTGTGTATACCTATATTGGAAAGCATCTCCCAATGTAGCACTGTTCGGATTTGAAGGGGGGTATTTAGCTAGTCCCTGATAAGTTCCAAATGTATTTCTTTGGTATTCTACCACTTCTTCGCTGGACAACATATTACGTAAATAGTCAATATCGGTTTTACTACCGATACGTACTTGCGCATCTACTGCTACTGTCAGCCCTTTTCCTTTTTTCCCTTTTTTCGTCGTAATCACGATTACTCCATTGGAAGCTCGTGCGCCCCAGATAGAAGCTGCAGCAGCATCCTTCAGAATTGAAATACTTTCTACATCATTTGGGTTAATAGAGGAAAATCCGGTAGAGATAGGAAAACCGTCCACTACAATTAATGGTTCTTTGTCAGATTGCAACGTTCCTTGTCCGCGGATAGTAAAGGAAATATCCCCGTCGGCAGTCGTTGATGCTTGTACTCCGGCAATTCTGCCTACCAGGCGGTCGGCAATTGTTGTGGAAGGTTTGTCCAGTGTCGCTTGTTTGATAATGTCGAAAGCTCCGGTGGCGCGTTCCTTCGAAATAGTCTGGAACCCCGTCACTACTACATCTCCCAGCATCTTTGCGTTTTCTTGCATGGCCATGTTGATTTCTGTGTCACTTCTCGGTGTGACATATTCTTTTTTCATGCCAATGTAGGAAAACACCATCAGGTCATAGGGAGAAGCTTCCAGTTCATAACGGCCGTTTTCGTCAGTTATAGTTCCTCTGCTATGATCGCCTTCTATGGTTATAGTAACACCCATGAGAGGTTCTCCCTTTTCGTCAATGACTATTCCTTTGATCTTTTTCCTGGGATTACTTTGGGAACGCTCCTTTGCCTTAACTATCAATATGTAACCGTTTTCCAATTCAAATTGTAGTCCGGCAGGAGTACAGATTTCGTTTAACACCTTGTTCAATGGAGCATTCTTCAGGTTCAGATTCAGTCGGATTTTGTCATTAATGATGTCCGATTGGTACATAAGTGCACCGCCAATCTGTTTTTTAACTTCATCCAGTGCTTCTCTGACGGATATGTCGGAGTTTACAATGGTCACACGTTTTACATCGTCCAGCACGTTGGCTGCGATCGGCAATGCAAAGACAAAAAGTAATGTGAAAAGGAAGGTTAGCAACCGGATACGGCTTTGCATCCGGGAAGCTTTACAGTCGTTTTTTCTCATTCTAGTATTATTAAGATTAAAATGAAACATAGGAGTCAAGACACATATGTGGTATCTTTTAACCCTTTTATGAACTCTCTGTTATTATTCTAATTATTTGCTGACAATGATTGTCCCGTTTTCTTTGCTGAAGCGGACATTGGATACTTGCTGGATAATCTCTAATGAGAAACCTAACGGCTTGTTGCGGAATACGGCTCCGTCGAAGCAGATGTTGCGTGCATCCTCGTCTTTATAGACCACTTTCACTCCGTACCATAATTCAAACTGTGACAGAATGTTGTGGAGCGGAGTCCTGCTGAATTCATAAATGCCTGTCACCCATGAGGTATAGATAGCTGTATTTACTTCTTCTACAGTGATAGCGTTGTCTTCCGGGGAAATAGTCGCTTGTTGTCCCGGCGCTAATAATTTGCGTGCAATGCCATTCTTGACTTCTACTTTTCCTTTTACAAGGGTAGTTATCATGTTTCGGGAGTGGTAGGCGGATACATTAAACTGGGTTCCCAGTACTTTGATTTCTTTTCCGTCTGCTTTTACGGTGAAAGGCTTCCCTGTATGTGTCACATCGAAATAAGCCTCTCCGTTCAGTTCTACAATACGCTTGTCTTGCATGGATACCGGATAGCGGAAAGTAGTGGTGGAGTTTAAGGTTACTTGCGTGCCATCAGATAAGGTCAGGGAGAAAGTGCTTCCTTCGGGCACTGTAATTGTATTATATTGGATACCGCTCGCCGGAGTGTTGTCCGGTTGATAACTTAACGAGTTATTGCTTCCTTGAGCTACCACTTTTCCATTATCGGCAATTTCTTTAGCCTGTTCCTCATCAAGTACAATTTGCTGGCCGGAACTTAATGTCAATGTCACCTTATTCTGTGGAAGGTTAGGGAATAATTCCGCCAACGAAGGCTCTTCCGCCGGAAGCGATGAGTCCTGATAGGTATAAAGATATACGGCTGTCCCCAGCAGAAAGGAGAGGAAACAGGCGGCTATTGCCGTATAATAGAGTTTCCGGCGTAAACGATGCTGTTTCAGTTTACGTTCGATGATTGTCCAGCCTTTAGCTGCGTCAGCATGCTGGTTTGCTTCTATGCGCTTTTCGGATTTATATAATTTCACGTAGTTGGAAAAGAACCGGAGATTCTCTTCCGACTCGTTCACCCAGCTTTGTAATAACTGAAATTCGGATTCAGTCAGTTTGTGGGTTTGATATTTGTGGCATAAGTCCACTAGTTCGTTTTCTGATAACATTTTGGCTCTTTTGTCCCTATGACGTAAAAAGAATATAAAATGGGTGAACGAAAATATAAAAAAATGCAGTTTACAGGTAAAAAAGTGAATAGAGTGAAATGAAAGGTCGGCTTCTCAGGAACTTCAAAGCCCTTGATAAATGGGTTTTAATGGTATTTACGGACAGGCCTAGTTCATCGGCTACCTCTTTGTATTTTTTATTGTGCACTACTATCTCCATTAACACTTTGTATTCTTGTGGAGTCAGTTGTTTCAAATAATGTTTCAGATGGCGTACCTGTTCTTCAATTTCTGTTTCATTGAGTTCAAAGTCGGTGATGTATGCGTCTTCTTCAATCTCTACGAAACGGTATGGCTGATGCTTGCGCAGATAGTCAACGGAAGCATTGCGGACAGAATTAAAGAGAAACCTTTTCAGATTGTTGTTGATAGTCAGATATAGTTTCTTTTCCCAAAGGCGGATGATGAAATCCTGGACAATGTCTTCCGAAACTTCCAGTGAATCAGTATATTGAACGGAATAGACGCATAGTTGGTTATAGTATTGGTCTACTACTTCCTTCAATGCTTTTTCGTCGCCCTGCTTCAGTTTACTTAATATATGATCGTCCGTAGAAAACATGTATATCTGATTGTTTGCGTCCAAAAGTATGAAAAAATATGTTTTCTACCTACTCTTTTTCCTATTATTAGTCGATAATTATGGGATTATGTAACTTATTGTGCTGATATTTATTAAAAGTGTAAGATTCGGGGATTAGAGGGCCTGTTTGGGAAATAGTTATACAAACGGAAGATGGGGCGAGTCACCCGGATACGCATATAATGGTTCCTCACCGAGAAACGACCTGTTCCTCGGTGAGAAACAAAGTGTTTCTCGGTGTGGAACGGTTCGTTTCTCGGTGAGGAAAAAACTGAAACTATAAAGCTTTGATAATCTATGGTTTAACCCAAAGGTGCAATGACTATCCTAAATGGTTATTATAGTTTACAAATAACCGATGTGGCAAAAATAGATGATTGTTATTGTCTATCATTCTATTTTTTAGGGAACAGGTGGTTGACCAGGCTGTTCATATATACTTCAAGATTCGTATATTCCGGACTTAAAGTATATTTGGCTCCGTCGGACGAATCATTAGGGTTCAGGTTATGTTTCTTTTCCCATTCGTCGGGGATACCGTCGCCGTCTGTGTCTGCCAAAGCCGGTTCTGATTTGTACTCGGGCCATCCGCCTACATCGGACGGTTGGTCAACCATTCCGTTCGTACTTCCGTGAGAGCCTTCATAAGTATAAGTTCCTTTTTCAGTTTCTTCTACGATACGTTGGTCTACGGCATCACGGCGATAGGAAGCGCCTGCAAATTGGAGAACGTCTTTATAGGCTTTCTTTGCCGGTTGCAGTGAAGTATGTTCCGCTATGTCAAATGCTTTCTTAGACAACATTTCTTTCTCGGTTGCGAAGTCTTTTTTGATAACTAAGCCGTAGGTATTGTCCATATTCACTTTATAAAGAGCTTCTTTCTGTTTGTCTGTCAACTTAGAACAAGTAGGGTCCATATAGTTTCCTTTGAAGTGGAATACTCCGTGAACACCTGCGGCATTCTTGTTTTTGCCGTCATCGGCATAAGCTGTGAATAAGCGTTTGAACGAGCCTTTCGTTGCGCTGAAAGGACCGGGCTTGTAGTAGTTGTTGATGAAATTGTAAGAACCGCCTTCGCCGGCATAAGCGCCATCGCTGCCGTAATTGTAAATCACGTTATTGAATAGCTCTACCTTTTCATCTTCCGGTCTGCCTGTATAGCGGCTTCCGCAAAGGCGGGGAGTACGGTTGGTGTGATGAGCGAGCAGATTATGATGGAAAGTGGCAGGCTGTCCGCCCCAGATGCCGCCGTAGCCGTGTGCCCCTTTCTCATGGATAGAGTTGGCAAGGCTTTCGCTGATAAGACACCATTGGAGAGTGAAGTTGCGGTTGTCGTAGAAGGTGGCACATTCATCCGTACACCAGCTCATGGAGCAATGGTCGATGATAATGTTTTGGTGAGCTTTCGTGCCGTTCATGGCATCATCACCTTTTTGTTTGATGTCGACTCCCATACGCGAGCGGATGAAGCGGACGATCACGTTGTCCGCCTGGATGGAGAAAGTATAGTTCTTTAGGCAGATACCGTCACCCGGAGCTGTTTGTCCGGCAATGGTGACATCTCCGTTATTTACTCTTAGCGGTTTTTGAAGTTCAATGATTCCGCTTACGGCAAAAACGATGGTGCGGGGACCTTTCTTGCCGACAGCCCAGCGGAAAGTTCCTTCTGAGCCGTCGTCGGCCAATGACGTTACTGTGTAGACTGCGCCGCCGGCACCGCCGGTTGTGTACTTTCCGGCACCGTCGGCACCGGGGAAAGCGATAATTTTGCTGCGGTCGGGAGCAGGATAGTCCTTTCCCTTTGTTACGGCATTGGTTGTTGAAAGGCAAGTGGTTAAAATACAGAGTGTTACTAATAATGTTTTACTCATAAGGCTATGATCTTATTTGATGGGATATAAATTCTTGACTATATCATTTAAATAGACTTCCAAATTAGTATATTCTGTGCTCAACTGATACTTGACACCATCGCCTGGATCATTCGGATTCAGTTTGTTGGCTGTTTCCCAACTGTCGGGAATACCATCACCATCCGTATCCAACGGAGTGTTTTCGGATTGGTAAACCGGCCATCCGCCTACATCCTGTTGCGAGTCAATAATGCCATTCCGGCTGGTAGAACTGAATTTACCTTCACGGGTTTCGGTCACAATACGCTCATCTACGGCATCCCGTTTATGAGATGCGCCTGCATATTCCAAAACTGCTTCGTAAGCGTCTTTTGCTGACTGCGTAAAGGTAGCAACATCATTTGAAATAACAAATTCTATTTGAGACTTTAAGGCGTTTTCGTCATTATTGGGATAGGGAAGAGTCGTTTTGGTATCATTAATACTTATATCCGGATTGGGTTGTAACCCGACCCAGTTGTCATTATTGACCGCAGTGATGAGTTCTTGATACTTTGAGTTAATATACGCTGATGTGCCGTCAAAGTAATTCCCTTTCAGATGGAAGACTCCCCATACACCTTGTTCCTGTATTACGCCGCCACCTTCAGCCGGACCAATGCAGGGGCTTGGAGCAAAAATACGGTTGATAACTGATTTTTTTGTATTGGTGGCTGCTCCGGGTTTATAATAGTTGTTCACGAAGTTGTAGGAACCACCTTCACCGGCATATCCGCCGTTTCCATCTCCCCAGTTGTAGAATACATTATTGCGAAGGTCTACTCTTTCCGTATCAGGTAGCCCGGTATAGCGGCTGCCGCACAGGCGGGGAGTACGGCTTACGTGGTGTGCCAGCAAATTGTGGTGGAAGGTAGCGGGAGAACCGCCCCAAATGCCACCATAGCCATGAGAGCCTTTCGGATGAATGGAATTGGCTAAACTTTCGGAAATGATGCACCATTGCATAGTGAAGTTCGTATTGCCGTAGAAAGAAGCACATTCATCTGTACACCAACTCATTGAGCAATGGTCGATAATGATATTTTGCCGATTTCTACCGTAGAGTGCATCAGCGTCTTTAACTTGCTTTCCGGTTTCGTCTGTAACGCCAATCTCCTCGTCCCCCAAACGAAAACGCATGAAGCGCATAATGACATTGTCTGCTTCGACGATGACGGGATATTTTTTTAGACAAATACCGTCGCCGGGTGCTGTTTGTCCGGCAATGGTGACATTTCCTTCTTTGATTGTCAGGTTCTGTTGCAGCTCAATGATTCCGCTTACGGCAAATATAATAGTACGGGTGCCGGATTGGTTCAGAGCCCAGCGTAGTGTGCCTGCCGCGCCATTGTCTTCAAGTGACGTCACTGTGTAGACCTTTCCGCCTGCTCCGCCGGTCGTATAGCGCCCTGCCCCGAAAGCTCCGGGGAAAGCGGCTATTTTGGTACGGTCGGGAACGGGATGGTCTACCAATTCTTCATCATCCTTATCCGAATTACCGGAATCTTCTGAGTTGCCCGGAAAATAGGGATAACTATTGGTCAGTTGGGCTTCGTTGTCGGAACAAGCAGAGAACGAGGCAACCAAGCATGAAAGGAATGTTCCTACTAATATTTTGTGTATCATCTTATTAACTTATTGATTCTTATTCGCTTAAAGTACCATATTTATTAGCTGCTTTTACAACGTATCCGGTGTTAGTGTCACTTATTTCAAAAGACGTTCCAGTTGTCTGTCCGACGAAAGTCCCGTCTTCTTTGAAGATTAAGTAACAGATTGCCTTGTAGCGGGCATCCCAACTTAACGTCGTGTTGCTCAAGATGACGTTTTCAGGAGCTTGCAGTTTCTCCATGAATTTCTTGGGATTCCATCCGTCGGCACCGTTAATGATATTTTCGTAAGTATATCTGATATATTCAGAGTAGCTCAATTCTGTCTTGCCTGTGTAATCGTATGTTACTTCATTTGTTCCTTCTTTGACTGTATATTGCGTTTTACGATTACTCATGTCTACCGCTTTTCCTTTTTTATCCGTTGTATTGTATTCAGCGTACAGAGCAGGCACAGCACCCATATCTCTCCAGCCTGCCGGATCAATGTCAAACTTCAGTTTGGTGTTCAGGAATACGGTGATAGGAGAGTTCTGCCAAGGTCTTCCGAGCGTTTGTGCAGTTCCTTTTCCTATTATGTAGTCAAGGCTTTCTGTTCCGTATTTCTCCGGGTCTACTTTATTGATTCCGTCGACCGTGCAATTATTGAATACATATCCCCATTTGGTTTCTTCCGTATGGTTGGCGGCGGTAATGACACTTCCATAGCGTACATTATATAATGTAGTGTTTTCTATCAATACATTACCATTTCCATAGAAATAGTCGACGGCGCCTTCTATCCAACAATCAGTAGCATAGTGGCGGGCATTGACACCATTGTCTGCGGATGACTGGACTTTTGTCTGCCATGTATCCTGGAAAGACCTGAATTTACAATTATTGAAGGCGATACGGTCATTGGCTGTGTACATGGCTTCCGCCATTGGCCCGATAAGTTTTTCTATTCCCCATTTGTTTTCAAAGGAGATATTTTCAGCGTAAAAGTCTGTCGCGTAAATCATGGTTACGGCTTCCTGGAATCTTTCGCTTTGGTTGGCTTCGTTTCTCCATGAGTATTGCCATGCTTCTTCGCCGCCGTCGCCAGTGGCGTTGCTGGCGCTGGTCAGCATACGGGTTATAATTGTATTCTCTTTATCTTGTCCGATCAGATGTATGAATGGCTTAATCTTAGGAACGTTGACAAATTCTTCATAAGTTCCTTTGGCTACAAAAATCAGATAAGGTTCCGTGCGGTTACTTGGGGCTGCGTCGATAGCGGCTTGGATACTCGTGTAATCTCCATTTCCATTTGGTTCTACAATGGCATCGAATAACTTTGGCGTAACTTCTTCTTCCATGACTTTGAAATTCAGGGTTAGTCCTTCGTAAGGATTACCGCTGTAATCGAGTAATGCACCGGCAGGAATCTTGAATGTACAATCCGTATTGTCTGAAGTGCTGTATTTATGGCGAACTACATTATTCAGAATAATAATGCGAATACCGTTACCGTTAAATGTGATGGAAGTATTGGGAGCCTGGCGCACTTTCTTGTTGAAAGTAAGTTCTATATAACCGCTATTGTCTTCCAATGTGGCACCTTCGGCAATGTTGGAAGATACGAGCGCTAATGCGCCCGTGTCTTCTGAATTATCGTCATCTTTGCATGCAAATGCTACTAATACCAGCATACAAAGGAATAGGTAACTGCTTATTTTATAAATATACTTTGTATTCATAAGTTTTTCTTTTTATCGTTATTTATTCCAACGTTGGTCACCGTAGGCTTTGTACTCGTCAACTAAAACGGTGAAATCACCATCTGTTGGATTCGTAAAGAGTTGGGCATCTGTTACACCTTCTATCATCTCTCCAAAGATTCGGTTTTGCGCAAACGGACAATTAGACGTTCTGAAAGCCTCTGTTTGAGCAATTCCTGCTGCTGAAATTGAATTAGCGCTATTGTATGCTTGCGATGTGATACCCCCAAATAATGATTTGGAAATATTGATTAGAATAGTTCCACTTGAGGGACCTTCTATTAATGTAGTGCCGGCACCGAAAATAGTACATTGGTCAATATTGATAGTATAGTCGGATATTGCAGACTTCATTATTTTATAAGTATTATCCAGCGTTGATTGTACTAAGGATATTGCTCCGAAAGTAGTTAATGCTCCACTATCGAAAGTGAAGATGCCGTAGTCACCGACCTTTGCAAATATACAGTTTTTGAATGTGCAATTATCCCATCTGCCAGCTCCCTCTTTTCTAATACGGATAATTCCTCGAGTAGCACTGAATTTACATGATTCCATGAGTAAATTAGTGATGTTACCTGTTGTGCCGGTGGCTTGGTCAATTATATAATTCCCGTTATTAGTTGCTGTGCCAGTGTTATACAAATGTAAATTATATAGCTCTATTTGGCTGAATGTACCATTGAATTTGAGTCCTTGAACTTTGATATTGGGCATGTTTCCGCTTTTTTCTCCATTTGCATCGGCTCCCCAAATTAGAAGAGAGTGAATCGAACTTGGTATTTCTTTTGTTCCATTGGATAAGTCGATATCACCTGTTAATAGAAGTGCCAAATTTTCGACGCCTGCTTCATTGGTTAATGCATCATTCCATTCTGCTACATTCGAAACAGCTATTTTTGTATAGTTGCTTGGAATACCTTTTGAGGTAGTAAAGCTTGTCATTGCACGAACATAAGTACCTCTCATCAAAGCGACTGTATAAGTCGTACTAGGCTCGAATCCGGTAATTTCCAATTGTCCCTGGCTGATTTGTTCGGCTGTCAATGCTGTATAATTATCACTGGAGCTTGGAGTCCTGTTACCTTCGCACCATGCATAGTGGGATACAGTAGTAGTTCCTGTTTGTATAGCTTCGGGATCCCAAGCAAGCGTAACGGATGTTTTAGTAGCTTGCACACTACTGAATTCTACCATCACGGGCATTACAGTCATAACGGTAGTTTCACCGCGTTTTACTTCTCCATTATAGATGGAAATGGTATATTCAGTTCCGGGTAATAGCCCGTCAATCAATTTCTGTCCGGCGGCGGCTTCTTCTGCTGTAATGTTCTTTTGTTCCGGATTCTCTACTCCGGCTGTGATAATAACATGAGTTACTTCCAGACCGGCTTGCCAAGTAAGCAGTACAGATTCTTCCGTGATATTCTCGGAAGGTACAGTGCCAAGAATCTCCTCTTTATCCGTCTTGAAAGTGGCATCTTCCAAATAAATCCAACGGGATTCTTTGCCTGTGGCTACAGACTTGATTCTCAAGTAATAGGTTGTTTCACCTTGCAAGCCTGTCAGGGTGTAAGGTGATTTGTTTATGGATTTGTCTTCGCCATATACAATACTTCCCGAAGCACTGCCCATTGGTGTATCATTATCCATTTGTTCCAGACTTGCTTCGATGATGTAATAATCAGTTTTAGGAGTGGCGTCCCAGTTGACTTCTGCTGTGATGGCTGCCGGACTTACGGAAAAACTCGTAGTGCCGAACAGACGATTACCGTCTACTGTTTCCCAATCATTGCCGTCTACGCACGACGTAATGTTCAGGGAAGCCAGGAGTACGAAGACTCCTGTTTTTATAATGTGTGTTAACTTCTTCATAATTGTTTGATAATTGGGTATTAGTCTGAAAATCCGTATGAGTTATGCAACATTCCGTTGGATGCTGAAATGGTAGTAGAGGCGATTGGTAACAAATAGCGGTTGATTACTGGTACATCATTTCCCACCAATCCACTGGAAATAGAAAGTAGGTTGATTGTATACTGCGTTTGTCCTTTGTTGTCCGTTCTTTCTTTACCCCAGAAATTGTTGCTGTCCTGATAGTCACCCGTAGTTTTTCCGCTAGGGATGCCATGCCAGGTAACGCTATTGATGTCGATAGAAGTCCGGGTATCATCCGTATAGTTGAAATAGACTTTTTCCGGGTATGAATCTGTACTACTATATAATTGGGTTTCGTAGTCTGACTTGAATTGTTTGATTTTACCGGACAGCAAATTCCAACGGATTAGATCGAATTTACGGAAACCTTCTCCTGCCAGTTCCCAGGCATTTTCGTCTACAACTGCATTGAAGAAAGCATCTTTTTCAGTGATGGCGTCGATGTAGCTTTTTGCAGCAGCCTTATCAGCATCGGCATAAGCGCGCAAGTGTACCTCTTCGAGTGCTTTTCTTGCAGTAGGGATGCTTGTGGAAGCTCCTGTGTAGCTTCCGTCCGGTCCGTTGGCTAACTCATTCAGCACCTCGGCGTACATCAGTAATACCTGCGGATAACGCATACGGACGCAATTGATTCCCGACATCCATTTGGCTTTTCCGGTGGCGATGGCTACCTGGCGCCATTCTTCATTCATTTGCCGGATATCCCATTTGCCGCAATAAATGGCGAAAGGAGTGTTCCCTAGCATTTTCTCTTTTAAGACATTGCTTTCTGTTTTTAATTGGAGATTGCAACAAGTGATGTCACGACGTTGGTCGCCTTCCCGGAATGACCAGAAGTAGGGAGCGGTGACTTTCAATTTGCCGGAAGAGTTTCCTTGTTCACCGTACAGGGTACTTGAACCGTTTATACGTACACCGACAGTGTAGCCCAGTTCTCCGCTGACTCCAAGTCCCATAGGGATTTCGAAGATATTCTCACGATATGTTTCATCCAACTGGCGTTGGTTTATCAGATACCATTCGTTGGCAAATGACGGATTCAGTTGATGGGTACCGTTATCAATAACAGCCGCCAAATGTTTCAGTGCCAGTTCATACATTTTCGTGCGGGTAGCGTCGTCACAGCGTTGTGTCGGATAAGCCGGGTCGGAGTAAAGGTTTGCAGTGACATATCCTGCTTTCGATTTTTCACGAATTCCCCAACCTGCACGGGTCAGTGCTATATTGGCTAATAATGAGTGCGCATATCCTTTGGTGACACGTTCGGTAGTGTATGAAGAAACTTCTCCTGCCCAAGGTAACAAGGTAGTCGCCGTTTCCAAATCCTTGATAAGTTCTTCCATGATAATGTCACGGTCGCTTT
The DNA window shown above is from Bacteroides faecium and carries:
- a CDS encoding DUF5123 domain-containing protein — translated: MKKLTHIIKTGVFVLLASLNITSCVDGNDWETVDGNRLFGTTSFSVSPAAITAEVNWDATPKTDYYIIEASLEQMDNDTPMGSASGSIVYGEDKSINKSPYTLTGLQGETTYYLRIKSVATGKESRWIYLEDATFKTDKEEILGTVPSENITEESVLLTWQAGLEVTHVIITAGVENPEQKNITAEEAAAGQKLIDGLLPGTEYTISIYNGEVKRGETTVMTVMPVMVEFSSVQATKTSVTLAWDPEAIQTGTTTVSHYAWCEGNRTPSSSDNYTALTAEQISQGQLEITGFEPSTTYTVALMRGTYVRAMTSFTTSKGIPSNYTKIAVSNVAEWNDALTNEAGVENLALLLTGDIDLSNGTKEIPSSIHSLLIWGADANGEKSGNMPNIKVQGLKFNGTFSQIELYNLHLYNTGTATNNGNYIIDQATGTTGNITNLLMESCKFSATRGIIRIRKEGAGRWDNCTFKNCIFAKVGDYGIFTFDSGALTTFGAISLVQSTLDNTYKIMKSAISDYTINIDQCTIFGAGTTLIEGPSSGTILINISKSLFGGITSQAYNSANSISAAGIAQTEAFRTSNCPFAQNRIFGEMIEGVTDAQLFTNPTDGDFTVLVDEYKAYGDQRWNK
- a CDS encoding pectinesterase family protein, translated to MNTKYIYKISSYLFLCMLVLVAFACKDDDNSEDTGALALVSSNIAEGATLEDNSGYIELTFNKKVRQAPNTSITFNGNGIRIIILNNVVRHKYSTSDNTDCTFKIPAGALLDYSGNPYEGLTLNFKVMEEEVTPKLFDAIVEPNGNGDYTSIQAAIDAAPSNRTEPYLIFVAKGTYEEFVNVPKIKPFIHLIGQDKENTIITRMLTSASNATGDGGEEAWQYSWRNEANQSERFQEAVTMIYATDFYAENISFENKWGIEKLIGPMAEAMYTANDRIAFNNCKFRSFQDTWQTKVQSSADNGVNARHYATDCWIEGAVDYFYGNGNVLIENTTLYNVRYGSVITAANHTEETKWGYVFNNCTVDGINKVDPEKYGTESLDYIIGKGTAQTLGRPWQNSPITVFLNTKLKFDIDPAGWRDMGAVPALYAEYNTTDKKGKAVDMSNRKTQYTVKEGTNEVTYDYTGKTELSYSEYIRYTYENIINGADGWNPKKFMEKLQAPENVILSNTTLSWDARYKAICYLIFKEDGTFVGQTTGTSFEISDTNTGYVVKAANKYGTLSE
- a CDS encoding RagB/SusD family nutrient uptake outer membrane protein, which produces MKNIVKIVFLATSLLTTTACSDFLDQTAPSEQSGENVFESTFFTELAVNKLYGQMTQDATYSRDIPIILGTNSDCELVDGLGTDTGNTTHERGAMNYNVSPGWSKLANVWDAMYTIIENANLIVEGLDNSSLLTAGGNDQRAMERFKGEALTIRAMAYFDLIRLFGDIPYKSESSNPDLSNVYIGKSDRDIIMEELIKDLETATTLLPWAGEVSSYTTERVTKGYAHSLLANIALTRAGWGIREKSKAGYVTANLYSDPAYPTQRCDDATRTKMYELALKHLAAVIDNGTHQLNPSFANEWYLINQRQLDETYRENIFEIPMGLGVSGELGYTVGVRINGSSTLYGEQGNSSGKLKVTAPYFWSFREGDQRRDITCCNLQLKTESNVLKEKMLGNTPFAIYCGKWDIRQMNEEWRQVAIATGKAKWMSGINCVRMRYPQVLLMYAEVLNELANGPDGSYTGASTSIPTARKALEEVHLRAYADADKAAAKSYIDAITEKDAFFNAVVDENAWELAGEGFRKFDLIRWNLLSGKIKQFKSDYETQLYSSTDSYPEKVYFNYTDDTRTSIDINSVTWHGIPSGKTTGDYQDSNNFWGKERTDNKGQTQYTINLLSISSGLVGNDVPVINRYLLPIASTTISASNGMLHNSYGFSD
- a CDS encoding pectate lyase; protein product: MIHKILVGTFLSCLVASFSACSDNEAQLTNSYPYFPGNSEDSGNSDKDDEELVDHPVPDRTKIAAFPGAFGAGRYTTGGAGGKVYTVTSLEDNGAAGTLRWALNQSGTRTIIFAVSGIIELQQNLTIKEGNVTIAGQTAPGDGICLKKYPVIVEADNVIMRFMRFRLGDEEIGVTDETGKQVKDADALYGRNRQNIIIDHCSMSWCTDECASFYGNTNFTMQWCIISESLANSIHPKGSHGYGGIWGGSPATFHHNLLAHHVSRTPRLCGSRYTGLPDTERVDLRNNVFYNWGDGNGGYAGEGGSYNFVNNYYKPGAATNTKKSVINRIFAPSPCIGPAEGGGVIQEQGVWGVFHLKGNYFDGTSAYINSKYQELITAVNNDNWVGLQPNPDISINDTKTTLPYPNNDENALKSQIEFVISNDVATFTQSAKDAYEAVLEYAGASHKRDAVDERIVTETREGKFSSTSRNGIIDSQQDVGGWPVYQSENTPLDTDGDGIPDSWETANKLNPNDPGDGVKYQLSTEYTNLEVYLNDIVKNLYPIK